In the genome of Pelodiscus sinensis isolate JC-2024 chromosome 3, ASM4963464v1, whole genome shotgun sequence, one region contains:
- the ENPP4 gene encoding bis(5'-adenosyl)-triphosphatase ENPP4: MLSAMKLMLTFFLSGIIACYGDNPNYDSIHKLLLVSFDGFRADYLKNYRLPHLQEFIEDGVLVEYVTNAFITKTFPNHYSIVTGLYEESHGIVSNEMYDKDTKKKFSQFNDKDPFWWNEATPIWITNQQQENRRSAAAMWPGTDVKINNTLSHFFMKYNYSVTFEERMESITMWLNNSNPPVTFATLYWEEPDASGHKYGPGNKENMRKVLEQVDNHIGSLIYKLKRLGLWENINVIITSDHGMTQCSPEKLIILDNCIGRGNYTLVDQTPVAAILPRNNKTYVYNLLKNCSTFMKVYLKEEIPNRFHYHHNKRIQPIILVADEGWTIVQNGSLTKLGDHGYDNALPSMHPFLAAHGPAFRKGYKKKTINNVDIYPMMCHILGLKPQPNNGTFSNTKCLLVDQWCINLPESIGIVIGVLLVLTTLTCLIIIMRNRISSPRPFSRLQLQEDDDPLIG, encoded by the exons ATGTTGTCAGCAATGAAGTTAATGTTAACATTCTTTCTTTCTGGAATTATAGCCTGTTATGGGGACAATCCTAACTATGATTCAATACACAAGTTACTCCTGGTATCCTTTGATGGTTTCAGGGCTGACTATCTGAAAAACTATAGACTACCTCATCTCCAGGAATTTATTGAGGATGGTGTGTTGGTAGAATATGTTACAAATGCTTTTATCACAAAAACTTTCCCAAACCATTACAGCATAGTGACAGGCTTATATGAAGAGAGCCATGGCATTGTTTCTAATGAAATGTATGACAAAGATACAAAGAAGAAGTTTTCACAGTTTAATGATAAAGATCCTTTCTGGTGGAATGAGGCAACTCCTATTTGGATTACAAATCAGCAGCAAGAGAACAGAAGAAGTGCAGCTGCAATGTGGCCTGGTACTGATGTAAAAATTAACAATACCTTATCTCATTTTTTTATGAAATATAATTATTCAGTAACATTTGAAGAGAGAATGGAGAGTATTACTATGTGGCTGAACAATTCTAACCCACCAGTTACTTTTGCTACACTCTATTGGGAAGAACCAGATGCAAGTGGGCATAAATATGGACcaggaaataaagaaaatatgagaAAAGTCTTAGAACAAGTGGATAACCACATTGGTTCACTTATTTATAAACTCAAGAGATTGGGATTGTGGGAGAACATTAATGTAATAATTACAAGTGATCATGGAATGACCCAGTGTTCCCCGGAAAAACTGATTATACTGGACAACTGCATTGGCCGTGGTAACTATACTCTGGTAGACCAGACACCAGTTGCTGCAATACTGCCAAGAAATA ACAAAACATACGTATATAACTTACTGAAAAACTGTAGTACTTTCATGAAGGTGTATCTTAAAGAAGAGATTCCAAACAGATTTCATTACCATCACAATAAGCGCATTCAACCTATAATACTGGTTGCAGATGAGGGCTGGACGATTGTACAAAATGGGTCACTTACAAAAT TAGGTGACCATGGTTATGACAATGCTCTCCCAAGTATGCATCCATTCCTGGCTGCTCATGGTCCTGCTTTTCGCAAAGGCTACAAGAAGAAAACAATTAATAATGTTGATATCTACCCAATGATGTGTCACATCCTTGGATTAAAACCTCAGCCGAACAATGGAACCTTCAGCAACACCAAGTGTTTGTTAGTTGACCAGTGGTGCATAAATCTCCCTGAATCCATTGGAATAGTTATTGGTGTTCTCCTGGTGTTAACTACTCTGACCTGCCTTATAATAATCATGAGGAATAGAATATCCTCTCCTCGTCCATTCTCCCGGCTTCAGCTACAAGAGGATGATGATCCCTTAATTGGATAG